From the genome of Nitrospirae bacterium YQR-1, one region includes:
- a CDS encoding glycosyltransferase family 2 protein, whose protein sequence is MILGKKVAVVMPAYNAEKTLQQTYDEIPHDYVDEIIVVDDASRDSTPEVAKSLGLKVIVHEKNRGYGGNQKTCYKNALIGGADVIVMLHPDYQYSPKLVTALAAMVISGHYDVALGSRILGGDALKGGMPTYKYISNRFLTFFENILLGIKLSEYHTGFRAFSRKVLETIPFENNSDDFIFDNQMIVQALHFGFKIGEISCPTKYFEEASSINFSRSVTYGLGVMGASVQYFLQKKKIANYKIFESNKP, encoded by the coding sequence ATGATTTTAGGGAAGAAAGTAGCGGTGGTGATGCCGGCCTATAATGCTGAGAAGACACTTCAGCAGACTTATGATGAAATCCCCCACGATTATGTGGATGAAATCATCGTTGTGGATGACGCCTCGCGGGACAGTACCCCTGAGGTAGCCAAAAGCCTTGGCCTTAAGGTAATTGTACACGAAAAAAACCGCGGTTACGGCGGCAATCAAAAGACCTGTTACAAAAACGCCCTTATAGGAGGGGCGGATGTTATCGTTATGCTGCACCCCGACTACCAGTACTCGCCTAAACTTGTAACAGCACTTGCCGCTATGGTTATCTCCGGCCATTACGACGTCGCCCTTGGCTCAAGAATCCTGGGTGGGGACGCCCTCAAGGGTGGTATGCCCACATATAAATACATATCCAACAGGTTTTTAACATTTTTTGAAAATATCCTGCTGGGCATTAAACTCTCGGAGTACCACACAGGTTTCAGAGCTTTCAGCAGGAAAGTCCTTGAGACCATTCCTTTTGAAAATAACTCGGATGATTTTATTTTTGATAACCAGATGATTGTCCAGGCTCTGCACTTCGGCTTTAAAATCGGCGAGATTAGCTGCCCTACCAAGTATTTTGAAGAGGCCTCCTCTATAAATTTCTCCCGTAGCGTCACATACGGCCTTGGTGTTATGGGCGCATCTGTACAGTATTTTCTTCAAAAGAAAAAAATTGCGAATTATAAAATATTTGAAAGTAATAAACCTTGA
- a CDS encoding Gx transporter family protein codes for MQQREKYTLAMLSAFAVAISGFERFIPTPVPWLRFGLANTIVLITLLLYGFKAAFTVSLIRVIGGSVITGTFLGPAFVLSLSGGILSISAMGAVYRIMPGTFSPIGLSLIGALFHNLGQITSAYFLFIQNLRAILIITPVIIFLGTLTGAVNGIVSAMALERLKKTQDNVHNS; via the coding sequence ATGCAACAACGTGAGAAATACACTCTTGCAATGCTCAGTGCCTTTGCTGTTGCCATCTCGGGGTTTGAGAGGTTTATACCAACCCCGGTGCCGTGGCTGAGGTTTGGTCTGGCTAACACAATTGTTCTGATTACGCTGCTTCTTTACGGCTTCAAGGCTGCATTTACAGTTTCTCTTATAAGAGTGATTGGGGGCTCTGTTATAACCGGAACTTTTCTAGGGCCGGCCTTTGTGCTGAGTTTAAGTGGGGGCATACTAAGCATATCGGCAATGGGGGCTGTTTACAGGATTATGCCGGGCACCTTCAGCCCAATAGGGCTCAGCCTCATTGGAGCACTGTTTCACAACCTGGGGCAAATAACGTCGGCTTATTTCTTGTTTATACAAAACCTCAGGGCAATATTGATAATTACGCCGGTTATAATTTTTTTAGGGACACTCACCGGTGCAGTTAACGGAATAGTTAGTGCAATGGCACTTGAGCGCTTGAAAAAAACTCAGGATAACGTACACAATAGCTGA
- the dapB gene encoding 4-hydroxy-tetrahydrodipicolinate reductase, which translates to MVKVAVAGASGKMGQRIGALAVEHPEITLTGAFEKHGHSAIGKDFADVAGGAKTGVSISNLSEALKAADVAIEFTAAEATLENLKTYASLKIPVVIGTTGLSATQIDELKQYAKTIPIVFAPNMSVGVNLLLRILKEVASTLGDDYDVEIVEAHHRLKKDAPSGTAIKMAQVIAESLGRDINEVGVFERKGIIGERSKKEIGIQTVRAGDIVGEHTVMFGGLGERIEITHKASSRDTFARGALRAAVWIKNKPAGLFDMQDVLGLK; encoded by the coding sequence ATGGTAAAAGTGGCGGTAGCCGGAGCATCCGGCAAAATGGGACAGAGAATAGGGGCGTTGGCGGTTGAGCATCCTGAAATAACCCTTACCGGAGCTTTTGAGAAACACGGACACAGCGCAATTGGCAAAGACTTTGCGGATGTGGCAGGTGGCGCAAAAACCGGAGTTTCCATAAGTAATTTGTCAGAGGCACTAAAGGCGGCCGATGTGGCTATCGAGTTTACGGCGGCGGAGGCAACACTGGAAAACTTAAAAACCTATGCCTCACTGAAAATCCCTGTTGTGATAGGCACAACCGGTTTGAGTGCCACGCAAATTGATGAGCTTAAACAGTACGCTAAGACTATTCCCATAGTGTTTGCTCCCAACATGTCGGTGGGAGTAAATCTTCTTTTAAGAATATTAAAAGAGGTAGCTTCAACCCTTGGGGATGACTACGATGTGGAGATAGTGGAAGCACACCACAGACTTAAAAAGGACGCCCCCAGCGGAACTGCTATAAAGATGGCTCAGGTAATTGCGGAGTCTCTGGGAAGAGATATCAATGAGGTTGGCGTTTTTGAGCGTAAGGGCATAATCGGGGAAAGATCAAAAAAGGAAATCGGAATCCAGACAGTCAGAGCCGGTGATATTGTAGGCGAGCACACTGTAATGTTTGGCGGCCTGGGTGAAAGAATTGAGATAACCCACAAGGCCTCAAGCCGCGATACCTTTGCAAGGGGTGCGTTGCGGGCCGCTGTCTGGATTAAGAACAAACCGGCAGGATTATTCGATATGCAAGATGTACTGGGGTTGAAGTAA
- a CDS encoding NusG domain II-containing protein, producing MNRKILTNRLTPGDLALFLFLIIISLTGLYHVSKGVTSGGVVKIEVNNKLLYRYSLNEDRRITLQFIEIEIKGGRVAVIGADCPNKICVKQGFIDRGAIICLPNKTVITVEEHGTGKGTRGVDATT from the coding sequence TTGAACAGGAAAATTTTAACTAACCGGTTGACCCCTGGTGATTTAGCGCTTTTTTTATTTTTAATAATCATCTCACTCACAGGCTTGTATCATGTCTCTAAAGGGGTAACATCAGGAGGAGTTGTAAAGATAGAGGTCAACAATAAACTCCTTTATCGGTATTCACTAAATGAGGACAGAAGGATAACATTGCAATTTATAGAGATAGAGATAAAAGGCGGGCGGGTTGCCGTCATAGGAGCCGACTGTCCAAATAAGATTTGTGTAAAACAGGGTTTTATTGACCGTGGAGCAATCATATGCCTGCCCAATAAAACCGTCATCACTGTTGAAGAACACGGCACAGGGAAAGGCACACGAGGTGTTGATGCAACAACGTGA
- a CDS encoding DNA gyrase inhibitor YacG: MVVTCPICGKEVKWQDSPYRPFCTQRCKLTDLGKWADGEYRIAAGPLDEKAKNGEPPDDTEED; this comes from the coding sequence ATGGTGGTAACATGTCCGATATGCGGGAAAGAAGTTAAGTGGCAGGACAGTCCGTACAGGCCGTTTTGTACGCAAAGGTGTAAATTAACGGACCTTGGTAAGTGGGCGGACGGGGAGTACCGGATTGCCGCCGGCCCGCTTGATGAAAAAGCAAAAAACGGGGAACCCCCTGACGATACAGAGGAGGATTAA
- a CDS encoding acylphosphatase: MAERPKHKRAHLIIEGRVQGVCFRSFTMETARRENVRGWVKNLNDGDVEAVFEGPESSVAAVVAACYKGPPGSLVTNVKLTWQEYAGEFETFTIRH; the protein is encoded by the coding sequence ATGGCGGAGAGACCAAAACATAAGCGTGCGCACCTGATAATTGAGGGCAGGGTTCAGGGTGTGTGTTTCAGGTCATTTACGATGGAAACCGCACGGAGGGAAAATGTGCGGGGATGGGTTAAAAACCTCAATGACGGCGACGTTGAGGCTGTATTTGAGGGGCCTGAAAGCTCGGTGGCGGCAGTGGTGGCAGCCTGTTATAAGGGGCCCCCGGGAAGTCTTGTTACTAATGTAAAGTTAACGTGGCAAGAGTATGCGGGGGAGTTTGAAACTTTCACAATCAGGCACTAG
- a CDS encoding bifunctional (p)ppGpp synthetase/guanosine-3',5'-bis(diphosphate) 3'-pyrophosphohydrolase, whose translation MKDEIIKLDRLLKKIVAYSPDANISLISKAYHFTEEAHCQQLRKEGKPYFDHPFSVASILADMHMDCKTIVAGFLHDTVEDTDTTVADIEDIFGSDVAFMVTSLTKLKRMEFKTREEAQAENFRRMFIAMAEDVRVVLIKFADRLHNMRTLAFMPAAKQKTIAAETLDIYAPLANRLGMGWLKSEFEDLGFKYLYQELYDELYKKVEAKKELREAFIRKLAATIEETAGQHTIPARVSGRVKNLYGIFQKMQSQRISFEEVNDVLGLRIVTHTKAQCYMILGLIHSLWVPVPGRFKDYVAMPKSNMYQSLHTTVLGPNGERVEFQIRTEEMHLVAEKGIAAHWLYKEKEKERDRKTDELDSTYMDWLKNMVVLQRDSNDAREFLEMFKGEVLSDVVFAFTPAGHIKELQVGSTPVDFAYAVHTQVGNKCAGARVNGRIVALKYQLQNGDTVEILTSPSHTPSRDWLNFVVTHKAKNRIRHWIRTEQMKQGVHLGSNLLETAFTKNNIKVPILKSKKMQEVAESFNLKNVDELLYSVGFGKITPKQIINRINPEVKDETPFVPKTHKPTGRLSGGIHITGIDNLLYTTAKCCYPVPGDKIVGFITKGKGVTIHREECNNSQKLSLDEARFVTLTWNTETTSTTTARVYVETIDKPGILASLSNVISTFNINLSHLEARTAQDKHAHFVFTLEVSNKTQLANLINKLLSTDGVIRVSR comes from the coding sequence ATGAAAGATGAGATAATAAAATTAGACCGGTTACTCAAGAAGATAGTAGCGTATTCACCGGATGCCAATATCTCGCTGATAAGCAAAGCATATCATTTCACTGAGGAGGCGCACTGTCAACAGTTACGCAAAGAGGGCAAACCATACTTTGACCATCCTTTTTCTGTGGCATCAATTTTGGCGGATATGCACATGGACTGTAAGACGATTGTGGCTGGTTTTTTACACGACACAGTTGAGGACACTGATACCACTGTAGCCGACATAGAAGACATTTTCGGCTCCGACGTTGCCTTTATGGTTACATCTCTGACAAAACTGAAACGTATGGAGTTTAAAACACGTGAAGAGGCACAGGCGGAGAACTTCCGGCGTATGTTTATAGCAATGGCGGAGGACGTAAGGGTAGTGCTCATTAAGTTTGCAGACAGACTCCACAACATGAGGACACTTGCGTTTATGCCTGCAGCAAAGCAAAAGACAATAGCCGCCGAGACCCTTGATATCTATGCTCCCTTAGCGAACCGTCTCGGTATGGGATGGCTTAAATCAGAGTTTGAAGACCTTGGGTTTAAGTACCTGTACCAGGAGCTTTATGATGAGTTATATAAAAAGGTGGAAGCCAAAAAGGAGCTGCGCGAGGCTTTTATAAGAAAACTTGCCGCCACAATAGAGGAGACGGCAGGCCAGCACACGATACCTGCAAGGGTAAGCGGACGCGTTAAAAACCTCTACGGGATATTTCAGAAAATGCAAAGCCAGAGGATATCCTTTGAAGAGGTAAACGATGTTTTAGGTTTAAGAATCGTAACGCATACCAAAGCACAGTGCTATATGATTTTAGGTCTTATCCATTCGTTGTGGGTACCGGTGCCCGGGCGGTTTAAAGACTACGTGGCGATGCCTAAGTCAAACATGTACCAATCTCTTCACACCACTGTGCTTGGGCCCAACGGGGAGCGGGTGGAGTTTCAGATCAGAACAGAGGAAATGCACCTTGTTGCAGAAAAGGGCATAGCGGCTCACTGGCTATATAAGGAAAAGGAAAAAGAACGTGATAGGAAAACAGATGAGTTGGACTCCACCTATATGGACTGGCTGAAAAACATGGTTGTCCTGCAACGCGACTCTAACGACGCCCGCGAATTTCTGGAGATGTTCAAAGGCGAGGTGCTCTCAGACGTGGTGTTTGCCTTCACACCGGCAGGGCATATTAAAGAGCTGCAGGTTGGCTCAACCCCTGTGGATTTTGCCTATGCTGTGCACACTCAGGTTGGTAACAAATGTGCAGGGGCACGTGTAAACGGAAGAATTGTTGCACTTAAGTACCAATTGCAAAACGGCGATACAGTTGAAATCCTTACATCTCCCTCACACACTCCCAGCAGAGACTGGCTTAACTTTGTCGTTACTCATAAGGCCAAAAACAGGATACGGCACTGGATTAGAACCGAACAAATGAAGCAAGGTGTTCACCTTGGCTCAAATCTGCTTGAGACTGCCTTTACAAAAAACAACATAAAGGTCCCTATACTAAAATCTAAAAAGATGCAGGAAGTGGCTGAATCCTTCAACCTCAAAAACGTTGATGAATTACTGTATTCCGTGGGATTTGGGAAAATTACCCCAAAACAGATAATAAACCGCATTAACCCTGAGGTTAAAGATGAAACTCCATTTGTTCCCAAAACACACAAGCCAACCGGCAGGCTCAGTGGAGGAATTCATATAACCGGCATAGACAACTTGCTTTACACAACAGCAAAGTGCTGCTATCCTGTTCCCGGAGATAAGATAGTCGGCTTTATCACAAAGGGCAAAGGCGTAACGATTCACAGGGAGGAGTGTAATAATTCACAAAAGCTCTCTTTGGATGAGGCAAGGTTTGTCACTCTGACATGGAACACTGAGACCACATCAACAACCACGGCAAGGGTTTATGTTGAAACTATTGACAAACCCGGAATCCTTGCAAGCCTCAGCAATGTAATCTCCACTTTTAATATAAATCTGTCCCATCTTGAGGCAAGGACGGCTCAGGACAAACATGCCCATTTTGTTTTTACACTTGAGGTTAGCAATAAGACACAACTTGCTAATCTTATCAACAAACTTCTGTCCACAGATGGGGTAATAAGGGTGTCACGGTAG
- a CDS encoding HDOD domain-containing protein, which translates to MTEKKTDAITILKKRLQDSNDFPALSRAVTMVSQKASKYEITSIADLTGDILDDISITNKLLKKVNTFAYASAQGSGKIDTISRAVFVVGFEKVKNIALSLLLFESLKDKTSAMRLKEEILGSYLSGSVAREMAEVTGIRNTEEIFIYSVFHNLGRLLVTFLMPKEAQNIKIMMEKKKMSELEASRTVLGKSYEDIGIIIADDWSFSKEMLQTMKPIKDKIVPVPRFAIEKKHTLVCFANEMSRILMTNNTEGISESFAMFLRRYKDCFDVSRDKMAHIADISIKDLSEYMSGLDPKITQVLSVEKLTAAVEKLRALDENTIKKAQSKIVADEPKMIKALYCSEYREMPENADTLLNKGIVDISNYILQGRSFNDILNAIIQVMYNAMGFSRVIFCVKNTADFYVSGRYGLGDNIKEIIPDFKFKLTGASDVFNLVLSKRTDIIIQDINDPNVRSRIPDWYRKLFDSQTFMLLHLTVDDKPIGILYADKPRAGDIKIPQAMFTSLKILRDHLLMAIKKSHHV; encoded by the coding sequence ATGACTGAAAAGAAAACAGATGCGATAACTATTTTAAAGAAGAGGCTTCAGGACTCAAATGATTTCCCTGCGCTTTCTCGTGCAGTCACAATGGTAAGCCAAAAAGCGTCAAAGTATGAGATAACCTCTATTGCCGACCTCACCGGCGATATCCTTGATGACATATCAATAACTAATAAGCTGCTGAAAAAGGTTAACACCTTTGCTTATGCCTCAGCTCAGGGAAGCGGCAAGATTGATACAATATCAAGAGCTGTGTTTGTTGTTGGATTTGAAAAGGTAAAAAACATAGCACTGTCCTTGTTGCTGTTTGAAAGTTTAAAGGATAAAACATCCGCCATGCGCCTTAAGGAAGAAATTCTCGGCTCATATCTAAGCGGTTCCGTTGCGCGGGAGATGGCCGAGGTAACGGGTATCAGAAATACCGAGGAGATATTCATATACTCTGTATTTCATAATTTAGGACGCCTCCTTGTCACCTTTCTCATGCCAAAGGAGGCACAAAATATAAAAATCATGATGGAAAAAAAGAAGATGAGCGAGCTTGAGGCCTCAAGAACGGTTTTGGGCAAAAGCTATGAGGATATTGGAATAATTATCGCCGATGACTGGAGTTTTTCTAAGGAGATGCTTCAGACAATGAAACCCATAAAAGACAAAATCGTGCCGGTTCCCAGATTTGCAATTGAGAAAAAACATACACTGGTTTGTTTTGCCAACGAAATGAGCAGGATTCTGATGACTAACAACACTGAGGGTATATCTGAAAGTTTTGCCATGTTTCTGAGACGATATAAAGACTGCTTTGATGTATCCAGAGACAAGATGGCACATATAGCGGATATTTCCATTAAGGACCTCTCTGAGTATATGTCCGGACTTGATCCCAAAATCACTCAAGTATTATCTGTGGAAAAACTAACTGCCGCTGTTGAGAAATTAAGAGCGCTGGATGAAAACACTATAAAAAAAGCTCAGAGCAAAATAGTGGCGGATGAGCCTAAAATGATAAAAGCTTTGTATTGCTCCGAGTACCGGGAAATGCCTGAAAACGCCGATACTCTGCTAAACAAGGGGATAGTGGATATTTCTAATTATATTTTGCAGGGGCGCTCCTTTAATGACATATTAAATGCAATAATCCAGGTAATGTACAATGCTATGGGGTTTAGCCGTGTCATTTTTTGTGTTAAAAACACTGCGGATTTTTATGTATCAGGGAGGTACGGCCTTGGCGACAATATCAAAGAGATAATCCCAGATTTCAAGTTTAAACTTACCGGTGCAAGCGATGTGTTTAATCTGGTACTGTCAAAGAGGACAGATATAATTATTCAGGACATAAACGACCCCAACGTCAGGTCACGTATTCCGGATTGGTACAGAAAACTTTTTGATTCACAGACATTTATGTTGCTGCACCTCACAGTTGATGATAAACCCATTGGAATTCTCTATGCCGACAAACCCCGTGCAGGGGACATTAAAATACCTCAGGCGATGTTTACCTCTCTTAAAATCCTCAGAGATCATCTTCTTATGGCTATCAAGAAAAGCCATCACGTTTAA
- a CDS encoding class I SAM-dependent methyltransferase: MTYPQPDSSELAKLYEVGKYREKKGRRFVPFVEDFIYIFRVLRRRRIERFVKNGAILDIGCGRGLFLYIMKQKGWDVSAVEFDEITAANVSETFRINCISGHPDTWNFKPASFDVITLNHVLEHVPWPLEMLNKCNSLLKPGGLIVVSVPDFSSVQASYGKENWFHLDVPYHLTHFTENGLKSVLEQHGFKIIKIRRFDLEYSPFGWLQSLLNSSGIRKNLLYSYILDMEWAKKRLRNVSRLYIFIIVFLLMFFAPLSLFLSLYESYVIKKGGVVEFFAVKKT, translated from the coding sequence ATGACCTACCCCCAACCCGATTCCTCAGAGCTGGCAAAACTTTATGAGGTCGGCAAGTACCGTGAAAAAAAAGGCAGGAGGTTCGTTCCGTTTGTCGAGGATTTTATATATATATTCAGGGTTTTGCGCAGGCGGCGTATAGAGCGATTTGTTAAAAACGGAGCGATTCTCGATATAGGCTGCGGACGCGGCCTGTTTCTTTACATCATGAAACAAAAGGGCTGGGACGTCTCCGCCGTGGAGTTTGATGAAATAACTGCTGCAAATGTGTCGGAGACTTTCAGGATTAACTGCATATCCGGACATCCGGACACATGGAATTTCAAACCCGCCTCTTTTGATGTTATAACATTAAACCACGTACTTGAGCATGTGCCATGGCCCCTTGAAATGCTTAATAAGTGCAACAGCCTGTTAAAACCCGGCGGCCTTATTGTCGTTTCCGTACCTGATTTTTCAAGCGTTCAGGCATCATATGGTAAAGAGAACTGGTTTCACCTTGATGTTCCTTACCACCTTACACACTTTACCGAAAACGGCCTGAAAAGTGTTTTGGAGCAGCATGGTTTCAAAATTATAAAAATACGGCGTTTTGACCTTGAGTACTCACCGTTTGGCTGGCTGCAAAGTCTTTTAAACTCCTCTGGAATAAGGAAAAACCTCCTGTACTCATATATCCTTGATATGGAATGGGCAAAAAAGCGCCTTAGGAATGTTTCAAGATTATACATATTTATAATAGTTTTTTTATTGATGTTTTTTGCACCCTTATCCCTGTTCCTCTCACTTTACGAATCATATGTGATAAAAAAAGGCGGTGTCGTGGAATTTTTTGCTGTAAAAAAGACGTAA
- a CDS encoding tetratricopeptide repeat protein encodes MQSVSFGKTGLKHANTAAALILFVVSVLVYLPVRQNGFVKYDDQHYITANRQIQQGLTTLNIKWAATGIVDGNWFPLTVISHMADISLYGLNPKGHHMTNVLIHALNSVMLFFALIALRQTLRQGAFISLLFAIHPAHVESVAWVAERKDVLCAFFCFLTIYLYVKYINKPFFLRYLTVIASLSLALMSKPMAVTLPFVLLLFDFWPLNRIKSPTDFFRAFFEKTPLILLIVISGVITFNVQKVSGALTPLTLDYRIENAVISYAAYVWKLFIPINLSVLYPLPLKISKTAFFVSLVFVISATVLSLWKIKSKPYIFTGWFWFLGMLVPTIGIVQVGLQSMADRYTYVPYTGLFLIIANLFSSLYNKYERLKPAFYTVTAAFIVFLLSLTLNQQKHWTDSITLFKHAVMVTKNNYVMYSNLGVAQALEGKPVEGAESLKKAIEINPNFSDAYTNLGTIYLFQLKEIKKAAECFNKSISLSPNNADDYNGLGVALALSNRGREAIAYFDKALALNPQHMDAERNKQIALKSITKTQSRQR; translated from the coding sequence ATGCAATCCGTCTCATTTGGAAAAACCGGACTTAAGCACGCAAATACGGCAGCGGCGCTTATTCTCTTTGTTGTCAGTGTTTTGGTATATTTGCCGGTGCGTCAAAACGGTTTTGTCAAATATGACGACCAGCATTATATAACGGCAAACCGGCAAATACAGCAGGGACTTACCACCTTAAACATTAAATGGGCGGCAACCGGAATTGTCGATGGCAACTGGTTTCCTCTTACTGTTATATCACACATGGCGGATATTTCCCTTTACGGGTTAAACCCCAAAGGCCACCATATGACAAACGTTCTGATTCACGCCCTAAACTCGGTAATGCTCTTTTTTGCACTAATTGCCTTAAGGCAAACATTACGGCAAGGTGCGTTTATCTCACTGCTTTTTGCCATACATCCTGCTCACGTTGAATCCGTTGCGTGGGTGGCTGAAAGAAAAGACGTCCTGTGTGCCTTTTTTTGTTTTTTAACGATTTATTTATACGTCAAATATATAAATAAACCTTTTTTTTTAAGATACCTTACCGTAATTGCTTCACTTTCTTTGGCGCTTATGTCAAAGCCTATGGCTGTAACCCTGCCATTTGTATTGTTATTGTTTGATTTTTGGCCGCTTAACAGAATTAAATCGCCCACGGACTTCTTCAGAGCCTTTTTTGAAAAAACCCCTCTTATTTTACTAATAGTAATATCCGGTGTTATAACGTTTAATGTACAAAAAGTAAGCGGTGCTCTTACCCCCCTTACATTGGACTACAGAATAGAAAATGCCGTCATTTCCTACGCCGCCTATGTCTGGAAATTGTTTATTCCTATAAACCTGAGCGTCTTATATCCACTACCACTGAAAATTTCAAAAACCGCTTTTTTTGTTTCACTGGTTTTCGTTATTTCTGCCACGGTGTTGTCTTTATGGAAAATCAAAAGCAAACCATATATTTTTACCGGATGGTTTTGGTTTTTGGGTATGCTTGTGCCCACAATCGGAATAGTCCAGGTTGGGCTTCAATCAATGGCTGACAGATACACCTATGTGCCATATACCGGTTTATTTTTGATTATAGCTAATTTGTTTAGCTCTTTATATAATAAATATGAACGTCTCAAACCGGCATTTTACACCGTAACGGCAGCGTTTATTGTTTTTTTATTATCACTGACCCTAAACCAGCAAAAACACTGGACTGACAGCATAACACTCTTTAAACATGCTGTGATGGTTACTAAAAATAACTATGTGATGTACTCCAACCTTGGGGTAGCCCAGGCTCTGGAGGGAAAACCTGTGGAGGGTGCTGAGTCACTAAAGAAAGCTATAGAGATTAATCCTAACTTTTCAGATGCTTACACAAACCTTGGCACCATATATTTGTTTCAATTAAAGGAGATTAAAAAAGCGGCTGAATGTTTTAATAAATCAATCAGCCTAAGCCCTAACAATGCGGATGATTATAACGGGCTTGGCGTAGCACTGGCCCTTAGTAACCGAGGGCGGGAGGCAATTGCCTATTTTGATAAAGCCCTGGCTTTAAACCCACAACACATGGATGCTGAAAGAAATAAACAGATTGCCCTTAAATCTATAACAAAAACACAATCCCGCCAAAGATGA
- a CDS encoding class I SAM-dependent methyltransferase, whose product MKKHHVCPWYLAYAFDNPLRNLVHEPKRLLSPYVKEGMRVLDIGCGMGYFSIGMAKLVGDGGAVISVDLQQKMLDVLIKRAKRAGVDSRISTVLCKDNSLEVTGKVDFVLAFWVVHEVPEQDGLFNQVKTVLNQGGKMFIAEPKIHVSEKAFKDSLEIAKKYGFSVAATPETFISQSVVLTLNS is encoded by the coding sequence GTGAAAAAACATCATGTCTGTCCGTGGTACCTGGCTTATGCTTTTGACAATCCGCTGAGAAACCTTGTGCATGAACCCAAAAGACTTCTGTCGCCTTATGTAAAGGAAGGGATGAGGGTGCTGGATATTGGATGCGGAATGGGATATTTTTCAATCGGGATGGCTAAACTTGTCGGGGACGGCGGAGCAGTCATCTCTGTGGATTTACAGCAGAAAATGCTTGATGTGCTGATAAAAAGAGCAAAACGGGCAGGTGTCGACAGCCGCATTTCAACGGTGCTTTGCAAGGACAATAGCTTAGAGGTCACCGGCAAGGTGGATTTTGTGCTTGCCTTCTGGGTTGTTCATGAGGTGCCGGAGCAGGATGGGTTGTTTAACCAGGTTAAAACTGTTTTAAATCAGGGAGGTAAAATGTTTATTGCAGAGCCCAAAATACACGTCTCAGAAAAGGCATTTAAAGACTCCCTTGAAATAGCAAAAAAATATGGATTTTCTGTGGCGGCAACTCCTGAGACATTTATTAGCCAAAGTGTTGTGCTTACATTAAACTCATAA